A part of Myxococcus fulvus genomic DNA contains:
- a CDS encoding DUF2378 family protein has translation MADMAQKLDVLEPQLARELEERVSLATRDDTARGLFFNGVLGAVRVLDGEAAVQRCLAVAGEKKYVDFFNYPVEAYLRLAFTAAQVMGPKLGGFDAALRRMGVQATTDFLSSAAGKTLLLLASNSPKRMLGNLHSGYKAAVSYGERGVTWTGDTSGVFSMKRDFMTPAYHEGVLQAVIEAVGGKQVRVSGKKTGPLDAEYTLSWQ, from the coding sequence ATGGCAGACATGGCTCAGAAGTTGGACGTGCTCGAACCTCAACTCGCACGAGAGCTGGAGGAGCGCGTCTCGTTGGCGACGCGCGACGACACCGCGCGAGGACTGTTTTTCAATGGCGTACTTGGCGCGGTCAGGGTGCTCGATGGCGAGGCCGCGGTGCAGCGTTGCCTCGCCGTTGCGGGAGAAAAGAAGTACGTCGATTTCTTCAACTACCCGGTGGAGGCGTACCTGAGGCTGGCCTTCACGGCGGCGCAGGTGATGGGGCCCAAGCTGGGGGGCTTCGACGCGGCGCTGCGGCGGATGGGCGTGCAGGCGACGACGGACTTCCTGTCCTCCGCGGCGGGCAAGACGTTGCTCCTGCTGGCGTCGAACAGCCCGAAGCGGATGTTGGGCAACCTGCACTCGGGCTACAAGGCGGCGGTGAGCTACGGTGAGCGTGGCGTGACGTGGACGGGAGACACCAGCGGTGTCTTCTCCATGAAGCGCGACTTCATGACGCCGGCCTATCACGAGGGTGTGCTCCAGGCGGTCATCGAGGCCGTCGGTGGCAAGCAGGTGCGGGTGAGCGGCAAGAAGACCGGGCCGCTCGACGCCGAGTACACGCTGTCCTGGCAGTAG
- a CDS encoding 3-oxoacyl-ACP synthase III family protein yields MTPNVCVVGAGAFVPSRRVSNARIAKAIPGWPAERIEEKLGIRERRFLWDFDEATGRAVPPPEDDGHFYPATNTDMCEVALRKALESSGVDARELDALFVVTCTPDAPHFNHDAMAVHQRLGLREDAFALLVDDGCGGTTYVMDLVKKMMDGGRFRTVAVVASAFTSPLVNREVYQDELPPGPGRAKTLQGYLSMYVFGDGAGAVVLQTKEDAPGGAGILASFSGNAHGDLVIRKGGGTLKLPYQPGRSRPADMAFVVDGFRVARSYPEYMQKCLDAVLSPRPDLKGEVKRYYFHQPNKRVMDAFVSRAGLPAEAVACNVDLYGNTSAAGMLILLAEDLACGRVRLGGGDIVLVAAVGANIHYGAQLIRL; encoded by the coding sequence ATGACACCCAATGTCTGTGTCGTCGGTGCCGGAGCATTTGTTCCATCGCGTCGGGTGAGCAACGCGCGCATCGCGAAGGCCATCCCCGGGTGGCCTGCGGAGCGCATCGAGGAGAAGCTGGGCATCCGTGAGCGGCGGTTCTTGTGGGACTTCGACGAGGCGACGGGGCGCGCGGTGCCTCCGCCGGAGGACGACGGCCACTTCTACCCCGCGACGAACACGGACATGTGTGAGGTGGCGCTGCGCAAGGCGCTGGAGAGCTCGGGCGTGGACGCGAGGGAGCTCGACGCGCTCTTCGTGGTGACGTGCACGCCGGACGCGCCGCACTTCAACCACGACGCCATGGCGGTGCACCAGCGGCTGGGGCTGCGCGAGGACGCGTTCGCGCTGCTGGTGGACGATGGCTGCGGCGGCACGACGTACGTGATGGACCTGGTGAAGAAGATGATGGACGGGGGCCGCTTCCGCACGGTGGCGGTGGTGGCGTCGGCCTTCACCTCGCCGCTGGTGAACCGGGAAGTGTACCAGGACGAGCTGCCACCGGGCCCCGGACGGGCGAAGACGCTGCAGGGCTATCTGTCCATGTACGTGTTCGGGGACGGGGCGGGCGCGGTGGTGCTGCAGACGAAGGAGGACGCGCCGGGAGGTGCGGGCATCCTGGCCTCGTTCTCCGGCAACGCGCATGGGGACCTGGTCATCCGCAAGGGCGGTGGGACGCTGAAGCTGCCCTACCAGCCGGGGCGCTCGCGTCCGGCGGACATGGCCTTCGTGGTGGATGGCTTCCGCGTGGCGCGCAGCTATCCGGAGTACATGCAGAAGTGCCTGGACGCGGTGTTGAGTCCCCGACCCGACCTGAAGGGTGAGGTGAAGCGGTACTACTTTCATCAACCGAACAAGCGGGTGATGGACGCGTTCGTGTCGCGCGCGGGGCTACCCGCGGAGGCGGTGGCCTGCAATGTCGACTTGTATGGCAATACGTCGGCCGCGGGGATGCTCATCCTGTTGGCCGAGGACCTGGCGTGCGGGCGGGTTCGCCTCGGAGGAGGAGACATAGTGTTGGTGGCGGCCGTTGGCGCGAACATCCACTACGGCGCGCAGCTCATCCGGTTGTAG
- a CDS encoding MASE1 domain-containing protein: MPSLESFPRRWQPVLRLVLFTAAYALGARLGSVLAFPPEHVSAMWPPSGVALAGLLLTRHREWPALVLAAILVEPFAVGASHGPVTSTGFVIAAGNLLEAMVGALLLRRVVRFHPSMDRVRDVLGLVGLGALGATLLSASLGMSMLLSEQRLAPADFWPAWRVFWVGNAMGVLLVAPLLLTWTARGTSGWNRQRRLELMALLLLLGVATHWVFRMPPSAAPPATFHPVTYLTFPFLLWAALRFEARGITMAAAVMSSLSLLHTALGNGPFAQFAWHNDSLTFLQSFLAVASVSGLLLASALSERRRAQEEVSHLNQELRQSLQTLAATQATLVQRERMAALGELSATVAHEVRNPLGAISNALAAIRRLTPQMATGPTGSLMDIMDEEVERLALLVNDLLDFTRPVEPRLRSQSLGPVVEGALVASLRSGGSGINVSRDLDETLPPIALDAHLLHVALTNLFTNAVQAMPAGGSLVTRIETDVRSGTPHARLTISDTGHGMTDELQQRIFEPFFTTRASGTGLGLAIVRRIVDGHHGEVIVHSTVGQGTTFTVWLPYAGETRAVA; encoded by the coding sequence GTGCCCTCGCTCGAGTCCTTCCCCCGCCGCTGGCAGCCCGTCCTCCGGCTGGTGCTCTTCACGGCCGCGTATGCGCTGGGGGCACGGCTGGGCTCGGTGCTGGCGTTTCCTCCCGAGCACGTCTCCGCCATGTGGCCGCCCAGCGGCGTGGCGCTCGCGGGGCTGCTGCTCACCCGGCACCGCGAGTGGCCCGCGCTCGTGCTGGCCGCCATCCTGGTCGAGCCCTTCGCCGTGGGCGCCTCACACGGGCCCGTCACCTCCACCGGCTTCGTCATCGCCGCGGGCAACCTGCTGGAGGCCATGGTGGGGGCGCTGCTGCTGCGCCGGGTGGTCCGCTTCCACCCCTCGATGGACCGCGTGCGCGACGTGCTGGGACTGGTGGGGCTGGGCGCCCTGGGCGCCACCCTGCTCAGCGCGAGCCTGGGCATGAGCATGCTGCTGTCCGAGCAGCGCCTGGCCCCCGCGGACTTCTGGCCCGCGTGGCGCGTGTTCTGGGTGGGCAACGCCATGGGCGTGCTGCTCGTCGCGCCCCTGTTGCTCACCTGGACGGCGCGGGGGACCAGCGGGTGGAACCGGCAGCGACGACTGGAGCTGATGGCGCTCCTGCTGCTGCTCGGCGTGGCCACCCACTGGGTGTTCCGCATGCCACCGTCGGCCGCGCCTCCCGCCACCTTCCATCCTGTGACGTACCTGACGTTCCCGTTCCTGCTGTGGGCGGCCCTCCGCTTCGAGGCCCGGGGCATCACCATGGCCGCCGCGGTGATGTCCTCGCTGTCCCTGCTGCACACAGCCCTGGGCAACGGGCCGTTCGCCCAGTTCGCGTGGCACAACGACAGCCTCACCTTCCTCCAGTCCTTCCTCGCCGTGGCCAGCGTGTCCGGGCTGCTGCTCGCCAGCGCCCTCAGCGAGCGACGCCGCGCCCAGGAGGAGGTCAGCCACCTCAACCAGGAGCTGCGTCAGTCACTGCAGACGCTCGCCGCCACCCAGGCCACCCTGGTGCAACGCGAGCGCATGGCCGCGCTCGGCGAGCTGAGCGCCACCGTGGCCCACGAGGTCCGCAATCCGCTGGGCGCCATCTCCAACGCGCTCGCCGCCATCCGACGCCTGACACCCCAGATGGCCACCGGCCCCACCGGCTCCCTGATGGACATCATGGACGAGGAGGTCGAGCGACTGGCCCTGCTCGTCAATGACCTGCTCGACTTCACCCGTCCCGTCGAGCCCCGGCTGCGCAGCCAGTCGCTCGGCCCCGTGGTGGAGGGCGCGCTCGTGGCGTCACTGCGCTCGGGGGGCTCGGGCATCAACGTGTCACGCGACCTGGACGAGACGCTGCCGCCCATCGCGCTCGACGCACACCTGCTCCACGTGGCGCTCACCAACCTGTTCACCAACGCCGTGCAGGCCATGCCCGCCGGTGGCAGCTTGGTCACCCGCATCGAGACGGATGTGCGCTCGGGCACGCCTCACGCCCGGCTCACCATCTCCGACACCGGGCATGGGATGACGGACGAGCTGCAGCAGCGCATCTTCGAGCCGTTCTTCACCACGCGCGCCAGTGGCACCGGGCTGGGGCTCGCCATCGTCCGACGCATCGTCGACGGACACCACGGCGAGGTCATCGTCCACAGCACCGTGGGCCAAGGCACCACCTTCACCGTGTGGTTGCCCTATGCGGGGGAGACTCGCGCCGTGGCTTGA
- a CDS encoding vegetative protein, with translation MFRRELQTQLVPLQQAVSRLEEGLEALDMLRSVTFRLAPLTSRLGAVAGVRPVAARQSSVLPAPAAKRGRKPGRKPAAQVELPLVATKGAATRARVAEGSRSCAIIGCKRPSRSKGYCSAHYQKLRLLMRTDRRPTAWVDDAKPQSVQDVKLPRGRAASKALREAQPAKGKRGRKKGGRGAQASLV, from the coding sequence ATGTTCCGGCGCGAGTTGCAGACGCAGCTCGTGCCCTTGCAGCAGGCGGTGAGCCGGTTGGAAGAGGGCCTCGAGGCCCTGGACATGCTGCGCTCGGTGACCTTCCGGTTGGCGCCGCTGACGAGCCGTCTGGGTGCGGTCGCCGGTGTGCGGCCGGTGGCGGCGCGGCAGTCGTCGGTGTTGCCGGCGCCCGCGGCGAAGCGGGGCCGCAAGCCGGGTCGTAAGCCGGCGGCGCAGGTGGAGTTGCCGCTGGTGGCGACGAAGGGCGCGGCGACGCGGGCCCGGGTGGCGGAGGGTTCGCGCTCGTGCGCCATCATCGGGTGCAAGCGCCCCAGCCGTTCCAAGGGCTACTGCTCGGCGCACTACCAGAAGCTGCGGCTCCTGATGCGCACGGACCGTCGGCCCACGGCGTGGGTGGATGACGCGAAGCCGCAGTCGGTGCAGGACGTGAAGCTGCCGCGCGGCCGTGCGGCGAGCAAGGCGCTGCGTGAGGCCCAGCCGGCGAAGGGCAAGCGCGGTCGCAAGAAGGGCGGCAGGGGCGCGCAGGCGTCGCTGGTCTGA